The proteins below are encoded in one region of Festucalex cinctus isolate MCC-2025b chromosome 2, RoL_Fcin_1.0, whole genome shotgun sequence:
- the timmdc1 gene encoding complex I assembly factor TIMMDC1, mitochondrial: MHPEQPTAGCTLRRRLAYSAPRGTLSTGPVQGLSQSDRPPRFCLLLPRVHAADVASAQPSQMPSSPSSTCAAPPHPITASVMPKNIGKPEFPDTGWDRIKDLFQKDASQNYPDEVTSVVKSGLVASIAGLIYGGLPAARHARQRYIQMSQAELYTSRVEAVRLAQNAAIRGFVRYGLRWSWRVALFVSLFNSVSTGLSVYHDKYTLSNFAAAGAVTGGLFRLNLGLRGLVAGTIIGAVLGIPTGAVIISMQSLTGENVRERRRRERRELYEMKLAEWSARLELTDELIGDLNVASQAEETERDLKRIQELISLPQNDPVQDSSSR; this comes from the exons ATGCATCCAGAGCAGCCCACAGCAGGCTGCACCCTTCGGAGACGACTGGCGTATTCGGCCCCTCGGGGCACGTTGAGCACCGGGCCAGTGCAGGGCCTGAGCCAAAGCGACAGACCTCCTCGCTTCTGTCTCCTGCTCCCTAGGGTCCATGCAGCTGACGTGGCTTCTGCCCAGCCTTCACAGATGccctcatctccctcctccaccTGTGCAGCTCCCCCACACCCTATCACTGCTAGCGTCATGCCAAAAAACATAGGCAAGCCGGAATTCCCAGACACGGGTTGGGACCGCATTAAGGATCTCTTTCAGAAAGA TGCGAGCCAGAATTACCCAGACGAGGTGACCAGCGTGGTAAAAAGTGGACTTGTTGCCTCGATAGCGGGTTTGATCTATGGAGGCTTACCAGCAGCTCGCCACGCTAGGCAGCGGTACATCCAGATGAGCCAGGCGGAACTCTACACCAGTCGTGTGGAAGCAGTG CGTTTGGCCCAAAACGCGGCTATCCGAGGTTTCGTGAGATATGGACTTCGATGGAGCTGGAGAGTTGCTTTATTTGTTTCCTTATTCAA TTCTGTCAGCACAGGCCTTTCAGTTTACCATGACAAGTACACCCTCAGCAATTTTGCTGCAGCTGGAG CTGTAACTGGAGGTCTTTTCCGACTAAACCTGGGTCTGCGAGGCCTGGTGGCAGGCACCATCATCGGAGCAGTGCTCGG GATTCCTACGGGTGCTGTGATCATCAGCATGCAGTCACTGACAGGAGAAAATGTCCGCGAAAGAAGGCGGCGAGAGCGCAGGGAGCTTTATGAGATGAAACTTGCAGAGTG GTCAGCACGACTGGAACTGACAGATGAGTTGATCGGCGACCTGAATGTGGCCTCACAGGCAGAAGAGACGGAACGGGACTTGAAGAGGATCCAGGAGCTCATCAGTTTACCGCAGAATGATCCGGTGCAGGACTCGAGCAGCCGATGA
- the LOC144014449 gene encoding calsequestrin-2-like isoform X1, whose product MLETRLSLLCTFCLHFILLCAAEEGLEFPNFDGRDRVLDINERSYKKALRRFDLLCLFYHEPVPANKGLQKRIQMTELVLELTAQVLENKDIGFGMVDAQKDAKVAKKLGLGEVGSLYIFKDDRIIEFDGELSADTLVEFLLDVLEDPVEIINNAMELRAFERIEEDIRLIGYFKGEDLYYKAFQEASERFQPYIKFFATFDKSVAKHLSLKMNEVNFYEPFMEEPVILPGRPLSEMDIVDFVTQHRRATLRKLRAENMFETWEDDMDGIHIVAFAEEEDPDGYEFLEILKDVARDNTNNPDLSIVWIDPDDFPLVGPHHLIDIVRLTTYWEKTFKLDLFRPQIGVVNVTDADSVWLDMSNDEDLPTAEELEDWIEDVLSGRVNTEDDDDNFEDDHEEFDEDFTEDDMSLDQDDDLDY is encoded by the exons ATGCTTGAAACGCGCCTGTCTTTGCTTTGCACCTTCTgccttcatttcattttgctttGTGCTGCAGAGGAAGGTCTGGAATTTCCCAACTTTGACGGCAGGGACAGAGTGTTGGACATCAACGAGCGCAGCTACAAGAAGGCTCTGAGGAGATTTGACCTGCTATGTCTGTTTTACCATGAGCCGGTGCCTGCCAACAAAGGCCTGCAGAAGCGCATCCAGATGACAGAGCTGGTCCTGGAG CTGACAGCTCAGGTGCTGGAGAACAAAGACATTGGATTTGGGATGGTGGATGCTCAGAAAGATGCCAAAGTAGCCAAGAAGCTAG GCCTAGGAGAAGTGGGCAGCCTGTACATCTTCAAGGACGATCGCATCATTGAGTTTGATGGTGAACTCTCGGCAGACACTCTTGTGGAGTTCCTCCTGGAT GTGCTGGAGGACCCCGTGGAAATAATCAACAACGCAATGGAGCTCCGAGCGTTCGAAAGGATAGAGGAAGACATTCGCCTCATTGGTTACTTCAAAGGAGAGGATTTAT ACTACAAAGCTTTCCAGGAGGCCTCGGAGCGTTTTCAACCTTACATCAAGTTCTTTGCCACGTTTGATAAATCT GTGGCCAAACATCTCTCCCTCAAGATGAACGAGGTGAATTTTTACGAGCCCTTCATGGAGGAGCCCGTCATCCTGCCAGGCAGGCCTCTGTCTGAGATGGACATCGTGGACTTTGTCACGCAACACAGGAG GGCCACTCTGAGGAAGCTCCGGGCAGAGAACATGTTTGAGACATGG GAGGATGACATGGATGGAATCCATATTGTTGCATTTGCAGAAGAGGAGGATCCAG ATGGCTATGAATTCCTGGAGATCTTAAAGGACGTGGCCAGAGACAACACAAACAACCCAGATCTCAGCATTGTGTGGATTGACCCCGATGACTTCCCTCTGGTTGGCCCTCATCATTTGATTGATATAGTTCGG CTCACCACTTACTGGGAAAAGACCTTCAAGTTGGATTTGTTCAGGCCTCAGATCGGCGTGGTCAACGTCACAGAT GCGGACAGCGTGTGGCTCGACATGTCCAACGACGAGGATCTACCCACTGCTGAGGAGTTAGAGGACTGGATCGAGGATGTCCTGTCGGGCAGAGTTAATACGGAGGATGATGACGATAACTTTGAAGACGACCATGAGGAATTTGACGAGGACTTCACAGAAGATGACATGAGTCTCGACCAAGATGATGACCTAGATTACTGA
- the poglut1 gene encoding protein O-glucosyltransferase 1 — MERCYLWVIVFVLQVCILPSLCEAGKQAIKDIIAEAVKVYTQCNSANCSCHLKVLQQDLAPFHGGISENVMASTIQRGVGTHYQIIGHKLYREHNCMFPARCSGVEHFILELIDKLPDLEMVVNVRDYPQVPNWVQPTVPVFSFSKTSDYQDIMYPAWTFWEGGPAVWPIYPTGLGRWDLMRHDLKQSAAQWPWQKKESKGFFRGSRTSPERDPLILLSREMPELVDAEYTKNQAWKSDKDTLGRPPAKEIPLVDHCKYKYLFNFRGVAASFRFKHLFLCGSLVFHVGDEWQEFFYPQLKPWVHYIPVKQDLSDVRELLQFVKDNDSMAQEIAIRGMEFILEHLQMQDVSCYWERLLTEFSRLLTYQPKRRNNYSQIMHKPRKTEL, encoded by the exons ATGGAGCGCTGCTATCTGTGGgtcattgtgtttgtgttgcaaGTGTGCATTTTACCTTCGCTCTGTGAAGCAG GCAAACAGGCAATAAAGGACATAATAGCCGAAGCTGTTAAAGTATATACTCAGTGTAACTCTGCCAACTGTAGCTGCCATCTAAA GGTCTTGCAGCAAGACTTGGCTCCCTTTCATGGAGGAATTTCAGAGAATGTCATGGCTTCAACAATCCAAAGAGGGGTCGGCACCCACTACCAGATCATTGGACATAAATTGTACAGGGAACATAACTGCATGTTTCCAGCCAG GTGCAGTGGGGTTGAGCATTTCATATTGGAGCTGATTGACAAGTTACCTGATTTGGAGATGGTGGTTAATGTCAGGGATTATCCTCAAGTGCCCAACTGGGTGCAGCCAACCGTACCTGTTTTCTCCTTCAGTAAG ACTTCAGACTACCAGGACATCATGTACCCAGCATGGACGTTTTGGGAGGGGGGCCCTGCTGTGTGGCCCATATATCCCACTGGACTCGGAAGATGGGATCTAATGAGACACGATCTCAAACA GTCTGCGGCTCAGTGGCCATGGCAGAAGAAAGAGTCCAAAGGATTCTTCAGAGGATCTAG AACAAGTCCAGAGCGTGACCCTCTGATCCTGCTTTCTCGAGAGATGCCAGAGTTGGTGGATGCAGAATACACAAAGAATCAGGCCTGGAAGTCCGACAAG GACACACTCGGGAGACCACCAGCCAAAGAAATCCCACTGGTTGACCATTGCAAATATAA GTATTTATTCAACTTCCGAGGGGTGGCGGCCAGCTTTCGTTTCAAACATCTCTTTCTTTGCGGCTCGCTGGTGTTTCACGTGGGGGACGAATGGCAAGAGTTTTTCTACCCGCAGCTCAAGCCCTGGGTGCACTACATCCCAGTGAAGCAGGATCTCTCTGATGTCAG AGAATTACTGCAGTTTGTCAAAGATAATGATTCCATGGCACAAGAAATTGCCATAAG AGGCATGGAGTTCATCTTGGAGCACCTGCAAATGCAAGATGTTTCTTGCTACTGGGAGCGACTCCTCACAGAGTTTAGTCGGCTTCTCACCTACCAACCCAAAAGACGGAACAACTACAGTCAGATAATGCACAAGCCCCGCAAGACTGAGCTATGA
- the LOC144014449 gene encoding calsequestrin-2-like isoform X2 — MLETRLSLLCTFCLHFILLCAAEEGLEFPNFDGRDRVLDINERSYKKALRRFDLLCLFYHEPVPANKGLQKRIQMTELVLELTAQVLENKDIGFGMVDAQKDAKVAKKLGLGEVGSLYIFKDDRIIEFDGELSADTLVEFLLDVLEDPVEIINNAMELRAFERIEEDIRLIGYFKGEDLYYKAFQEASERFQPYIKFFATFDKSVAKHLSLKMNEVNFYEPFMEEPVILPGRPLSEMDIVDFVTQHRRATLRKLRAENMFETWEDDMDGIHIVAFAEEEDPDGYEFLEILKDVARDNTNNPDLSIVWIDPDDFPLLTTYWEKTFKLDLFRPQIGVVNVTDADSVWLDMSNDEDLPTAEELEDWIEDVLSGRVNTEDDDDNFEDDHEEFDEDFTEDDMSLDQDDDLDY; from the exons ATGCTTGAAACGCGCCTGTCTTTGCTTTGCACCTTCTgccttcatttcattttgctttGTGCTGCAGAGGAAGGTCTGGAATTTCCCAACTTTGACGGCAGGGACAGAGTGTTGGACATCAACGAGCGCAGCTACAAGAAGGCTCTGAGGAGATTTGACCTGCTATGTCTGTTTTACCATGAGCCGGTGCCTGCCAACAAAGGCCTGCAGAAGCGCATCCAGATGACAGAGCTGGTCCTGGAG CTGACAGCTCAGGTGCTGGAGAACAAAGACATTGGATTTGGGATGGTGGATGCTCAGAAAGATGCCAAAGTAGCCAAGAAGCTAG GCCTAGGAGAAGTGGGCAGCCTGTACATCTTCAAGGACGATCGCATCATTGAGTTTGATGGTGAACTCTCGGCAGACACTCTTGTGGAGTTCCTCCTGGAT GTGCTGGAGGACCCCGTGGAAATAATCAACAACGCAATGGAGCTCCGAGCGTTCGAAAGGATAGAGGAAGACATTCGCCTCATTGGTTACTTCAAAGGAGAGGATTTAT ACTACAAAGCTTTCCAGGAGGCCTCGGAGCGTTTTCAACCTTACATCAAGTTCTTTGCCACGTTTGATAAATCT GTGGCCAAACATCTCTCCCTCAAGATGAACGAGGTGAATTTTTACGAGCCCTTCATGGAGGAGCCCGTCATCCTGCCAGGCAGGCCTCTGTCTGAGATGGACATCGTGGACTTTGTCACGCAACACAGGAG GGCCACTCTGAGGAAGCTCCGGGCAGAGAACATGTTTGAGACATGG GAGGATGACATGGATGGAATCCATATTGTTGCATTTGCAGAAGAGGAGGATCCAG ATGGCTATGAATTCCTGGAGATCTTAAAGGACGTGGCCAGAGACAACACAAACAACCCAGATCTCAGCATTGTGTGGATTGACCCCGATGACTTCCCTCTG CTCACCACTTACTGGGAAAAGACCTTCAAGTTGGATTTGTTCAGGCCTCAGATCGGCGTGGTCAACGTCACAGAT GCGGACAGCGTGTGGCTCGACATGTCCAACGACGAGGATCTACCCACTGCTGAGGAGTTAGAGGACTGGATCGAGGATGTCCTGTCGGGCAGAGTTAATACGGAGGATGATGACGATAACTTTGAAGACGACCATGAGGAATTTGACGAGGACTTCACAGAAGATGACATGAGTCTCGACCAAGATGATGACCTAGATTACTGA